From Amycolatopsis sp. WQ 127309:
ATGTCGAGGCGGTCCGGCTCCTCGAACACCTTCGGGTCGCGAGCCGCGGCGCCCAGCAGCGCGCCGATCTTCTGGCCGCGCTTCACTTCGAAGCCGGAGATCGAGACGTCCTCGGTCGCCGTCCGCTCGAACAGCTGCAGGGGCGCGTCGAACCGGATCAGCTCCTCGACGCACGGATCTAGCAACGTCGGCGTCGCCAGCAGCCGATCCCATTGGTCCCGATGGGTGAGGAGGGCCGTGATGCCGTTACCGAGCACGTTGACCGTCGCCTCGTGGCCGGCCATCAGCAGCAGCACCGCCGTCGCGACGAGCTCGTCGGGCGTCAGCTCACTTCGCAGGAGGTCACTGATGATGTCGTCACCGGGCGCGGCGGCCCGGGAAGCTGCGACCGAGCGGACGTACGAGACGAACTCGCCGGCGGCCTGTTCGGCGGCGTCGCGGCCCTCTTCGGGCAGGTCGTACTCGTACATCTTCACGATCGCGTTGGACAGCTGCACCATCCGCGGCCCGTCGGTGCCCGGGACGCCGAGCAGCTCGGCGATCACCGCGACCGGCAGCGGCTGGGCGAGGTGCTCCAGCAGATCCGCGCCGCCGTCGGTGGCGATGGCCGCGGCCAGGTCGTCGACCATCTTGGCGGCGAGCGTCGCGACCATCGGGCGCAGGCGCTGCACGTGGCCGCGGCCGAACGCGCCCGCGATCAGGCGGCGCAGCCGGGTGTGGGCCGGTGGCTCGTTCTCCAGCAGCGAGTTGCGGTGCAGCAGGTTGAACGAGGCGAACCGTTCGAGCGGCTGGGCGTCCTGCCAGATCCGGCCCAGCCCGCGGTGGCGCAACACGGCCGACGACGCGGCGTGCGACACCGCCAGCGCCAAGCCGAGCTCCTCGTGGAAATGGACGTCGCCTTGTGCGCGAAGGGCGGCGAAGGCGGGGTACGGGTCTTCGAGGAAGTCAGGATCGCGGGGGTCGAACACGTCGCGAGACTAACCCTTCGATAGCGTTCCAGGCCGAGCCAGAGGAGGCAGCCGTGGGCAAGGGCGCGCGCAAGAAGGGTCCCAAGCAGGCGTCGGACCGCAAGCCGAAGGTGCGCGACGTCTTCGTCGGGCAGCCGTTCGAAGGGCTGGCGGCGGAGCCCGAGCTGATCGCGCTGCGTGAGTTCGTGCCGTCCGCGACGGCCAAGCTCACCCTCGCCGACGGCGGGGACGTCACCATCGCCACCGTGCTGCCGATGGCCGCGGCCGCGTTCGTCCGTTCCGACGGCGAGCGCTACCTCGGCCTGCAGGTGCAGACCCGGTCCTCCGACATCAGCCGCGACCTCGGCCGCTCGCTGAAGTGGCTGCTGGACGCCAAGGAGGGCGACGTCCTCGGCGTGCCGGACACCACCACCCCGCCGGAGGCCGACGAGCACACCCGGCTGCAGGACCTGCTGACGCCGGGCGCCGAGCTCGACGTCACGCTGCACAGCGACTTCGCGTGGTGGCTGCCCGAGGACGCGGACGCCACCGGTGACGTCGCGGTGTCCCTCGAGCGCGCCAACGCCGCGATCATGCCGACCGAGCGGCTCGGCTTCGGCGCCTACTGGGTGCTCGCCGGCGAGAAGGCGCACCTGCGCTGGGTCCGGCCCGAGTCGGAGAACCTGCTGCTCCAGGCCCTGGCGCGGCTGTCCGCGGCCGGTGAGCTGGGCCTCGGTGAGGGCTCGCGCTACGCGGGCTCGTTCCGGGCGCACGGCCTGCTCGTCCCGGTCTGGGACCTCGACTCCGAGGCCCACGCCCGCGAGTGGGCGGACGCGAAGGACGCCCTGGGTGCCCGTCTCGACACGGCGCTCAAGTCCCTCGACGCCGAGCCGCTGAACGCCGCCGAGCGGCGGGCGCGCGACGGCCTGATCGGCCGTCAGCTCACCCTGCGCTGACCGGGAGCCACGAAAGCCACGAAAGGGCCGTCCCACACGGGGCGGCCCTTCGTCATCCGGCACCGGACTGCCGGTTTCACCGGGTGCTCTTCCACACGCTCGATGAGCGTTCAACCAGGCATTATGTGGCGCACGAGACACCGCCGCCGGATCGCGCTGGTGGGACCATTCTCGGCGTGATACTCCACATCTGCGGGGCGGCCGACTGGGCCGAGGCCGTCGAGGGCGGTGAATACCGGGCGCCGTCGCTGGATGACGTCGGGTTCATCCACTGCTCCGACTTCGGTACGGCGCACCTGCCGGCCAACGCGCTCTACCAGGGCCGTACCGACCTGGTGCTGCTCGAGATCGACCCGGCGAAGCTGGGCGTCCCGGTCCGCTGGGAGGACGGCGAGCCGCCGCATCCGGCCGGGGTCTGGTTCCCGCACGTGTACGGCCCGATCCCGCGTGCCGCCGTCGTGGACGTCCACGAGTTCACCGAAGTGGCGGACGGCGGCTTCCGGCTGCCGGAGTCGCTCGCGCTCCGCTGACGCGGAGCACGTCAGAGCGTCTCCGACATTCGTTCGGGGACGCGGGCAACCTGAGGGGGCTGTGATGCGTGTTGGGGAGGAAGGTGACTCGGCTTCTGGCTACCCGACCCCGATGGGAGGCGATACGGTGACCGCTGCGGCACCCGTCTTCACCGGGGGAGATACCTGGGTGACCAGCGCAGGCCGAGGGAGGGCCGCGACGTTGCCGGGTGAGCTCGCCGACTTCGGGGACTTCGTGCAGGCCGTGCTGCCGGGGTTGCTGCGCTACGGCCACGCGCTGACCGGCAACCCGCACGACGCGGCGGACCTGGTCCAGACCGTGCTCGAGAAGATGGGTTCACGCTGGACCTACGTGCACGAGAAGACCGGTGACCCGCTGGCCTACGTCCGCCGCTCGATGGCGAACGCGCACGTCAGCCGCTGGCGCCGCACGCGCCGCGAGAACCTGGTGGCCGACCTGCCGGACACCGATCCGCACGTCCCGGACGACCCGTTCGAGCACGAGCCGCTGTGGCGCGCGTTACGAACGCTGCCGCCGCGGCAACGCGCCGTGATGGTGCTGCGTTACTACGAAGGTCTCTCGGAAGCGGAGATCGCCGGTGCGCTCGGTGTCACGCAGGGCACCGTCAAGAGCCAGGCCAGCAAGGCGATCGCGTCGCTGCGGATGAAACTCAAGGCGGCCGACGGCGAAGGCGAAGGGAGTGACGCGGGTTGAACATCTCCGAGGACGAACTGGAGCAGCGCCTGCGCGCCCTGTTCGCCGATGAGCGGCTCGACTTGCCCCCGCCACCCGACGCCGGCACGGTCATCGTCGCCGGTGCGCGCCGTCGTCGTCACCGTCGTCAAGGCGCGCTGACCGCGGTCGGCGTCGCGGCCGCCGTGGTGTTCGTCGCCGGGGGGCTCACCGTGGTGCGGCTCCACACGGACGAAGGCACCGCGGTGATGTCCGCCGACGGCGCCTCGATCAGCGTCAAACCGCCGGAGAACCTCACGCCCGGCCGGCAGCCCCAGCCGCCGGCCCCCGCGCCGACCAGCACGCAGGACATCGACGTCTCCCCGCCGGCGGGGTCGTCGCCCTCGCGGACGGCGCCGCCGTCGTCGGCCCAGCCGCCGTCGAAGCTCCCGGCCGTCCTGAGCGGGCCACTGCTCGCCTCGGACGGCTTCGGCGCCCTCAAGCTGGGGATGTCCGAGGCCGAGCTGACGGCCCAGGGGGTCACGTTCAGCGACGAGCAGGCCGGCGCGAGCTGCTCCACGTACACCGCGCAGGGCAGCGGAGTGCCGGCTGCGGCGACCGTCGTCATCTCGAAGGCCGTCGGGCTCACCGTCGTCACGCCGGAACAGGCGGCGCACACCGCCGAGGGCGTCGGCGCCGGGTCCACGAAGGAGCAGGTGCTCGCCACCTACCCCGAGGCCAAACCCGAGCCGGGCGGCATCGTCGCCCCGGCCCGCGGCACTTCGGAGTACCACTTCCGGCTCGACGACACCGGGGTCGTGCAGACCAGTCTGATGAGCCTCAACCAGGACTGCGCCGGCTGACCGGCGCCGCACAGCGAAAACCCGGGCTGTCCACAGGGGGAGAGCCCGGGTTTTCGCGCTTTTGCAATGGGCGCAGTGTGGTGGGAAGTCAGTAAGAGCCGTCAGAGCGCCCCGCCGGCCACCGGCGGCATCTGCGCGTCCGCGCCGGCGTCGCCGACGGATTCGCGGTGCAGGTGCGCCTCGACCTCGAACAGGTTGCCGTTCGCGCGCTTGACGATCGTCAGCAGCGTGTTCATCTGCGAGATCTCTTCGACCTGCTCCTTGAGGAACCACTGCGTGAACTGCTCGCTGATGTAGTCCTCTTCGGCGCGCGCCGCCTTGGCCATCGTGGAGATGTCGGTGGCGACCTCCTTCTCCTGCTCGAGCGCGAGCTCGATGAGCTCGGTGACGCCGGAGAAGTCGTTGCGCACCTCCCCGGTGCCGGGGATGTCGACGTGGTGGTCGCGGTCGAGCATGAACTGCACGAGCGCCATCGCGTGGTTGCGCTCTTCGACCGACTGCTTGTAGAAGTGCTTCGCCAGCTGCGGCAGGTCCTCGGCGTCGAACCACACCGCGAGCGCGATGTACTGCTGGGACGCGTTGAACTCGTTGTGGATCTGCGCCTGCAGCAGTTCGTAGAACTTGGAGCGCGGTTCTTTCTTGTTGATGAGGGCCATGCCTCTTACGGTACGTCAGAATGCGATTCAATGCCACTTCAGAGTGGTGATCTACCCCCTATTAGGTTACCATTCCTAAAGAAAGACGAACCTAATTTTGGTAAGCCTTCCCTAAACTGTCGACGCCATTTAGGGAAGGCTTACTTTCATTCACAGAGGGTCGCGGCGCACCGGGCAGGACATGCAGCGCGGGCCACCCCGGCCGGAGCCCAGCTCGGACCCGGCGATCGGCAGCACCTCGATGCCGGCCGCCTCGAGACGCTCGTTCGTCTCGACGTTCCGCTCGTAGCCGACGACCACGCCCGGCGCCAGGGCCAGCGTGTTGTTGCCGTCGTCCCACTGCTCGCGCTCGGCCGTGACCGGGTCGAGGCCGGTGTCGATGACGCGCAGCCGGTCGATCTCCATCGCCTCGGCCGCGGCGGCCAGGAACGGCGTCGGGCCGGCCACCTTGACGCCGCCGTCGCCGGTCGGGCGGATGGTGAACGCCATCAGCGAGTCGCGGGCCAGCGGGTACATCACCACCGCGTCGGCGTCGACCATCGTGCACACCGTGTCCAGGTGCATGGTCGCGCGGGACTGCTCGATCGGCACCGCCAGCACGGTGTGCGCGATGCCGTCGGCGAACACCGAGCGGGCCAGCGACTCGGCGCCGGCCGCGGTCGTGCGCTCGCCGACGCCGATGGCGAGCACGCCCGGCGCCAGCAGCATGACGTCGCCGCCCTCGATGGGCGCCGAATGCGCGCCGTACGCGCGGGCGGCGTGCCGGAAGTACGGGTGGTAGGCGTAGATCAGGTCCAGCACGGCCGTTTCGCGACGCCGTGCGGGCATGGTCAGCGACGAGATGGCCACCCGGTCGCCGATCCACGCCGACGAGTCGCGCGTGAACAGCAGGTTCGGCAGCGGGTCGACGGCGAAGTCGTGCGGGTGGTTCATCATCCGCACCAGCGACGCGCCTTCGGCCGACGG
This genomic window contains:
- a CDS encoding cytochrome P450; this encodes MFDPRDPDFLEDPYPAFAALRAQGDVHFHEELGLALAVSHAASSAVLRHRGLGRIWQDAQPLERFASFNLLHRNSLLENEPPAHTRLRRLIAGAFGRGHVQRLRPMVATLAAKMVDDLAAAIATDGGADLLEHLAQPLPVAVIAELLGVPGTDGPRMVQLSNAIVKMYEYDLPEEGRDAAEQAAGEFVSYVRSVAASRAAAPGDDIISDLLRSELTPDELVATAVLLLMAGHEATVNVLGNGITALLTHRDQWDRLLATPTLLDPCVEELIRFDAPLQLFERTATEDVSISGFEVKRGQKIGALLGAAARDPKVFEEPDRLDIGRTPNAHLGFGMGIHYCVGAPLARVEIAAALTALTEKLPGLRLVETPPRRPEFVIRGLRELRVTA
- a CDS encoding DUF5926 family protein, with protein sequence MGKGARKKGPKQASDRKPKVRDVFVGQPFEGLAAEPELIALREFVPSATAKLTLADGGDVTIATVLPMAAAAFVRSDGERYLGLQVQTRSSDISRDLGRSLKWLLDAKEGDVLGVPDTTTPPEADEHTRLQDLLTPGAELDVTLHSDFAWWLPEDADATGDVAVSLERANAAIMPTERLGFGAYWVLAGEKAHLRWVRPESENLLLQALARLSAAGELGLGEGSRYAGSFRAHGLLVPVWDLDSEAHAREWADAKDALGARLDTALKSLDAEPLNAAERRARDGLIGRQLTLR
- a CDS encoding DUF952 domain-containing protein, with protein sequence MILHICGAADWAEAVEGGEYRAPSLDDVGFIHCSDFGTAHLPANALYQGRTDLVLLEIDPAKLGVPVRWEDGEPPHPAGVWFPHVYGPIPRAAVVDVHEFTEVADGGFRLPESLALR
- a CDS encoding SigE family RNA polymerase sigma factor; this translates as MPGELADFGDFVQAVLPGLLRYGHALTGNPHDAADLVQTVLEKMGSRWTYVHEKTGDPLAYVRRSMANAHVSRWRRTRRENLVADLPDTDPHVPDDPFEHEPLWRALRTLPPRQRAVMVLRYYEGLSEAEIAGALGVTQGTVKSQASKAIASLRMKLKAADGEGEGSDAG
- a CDS encoding ferritin; translated protein: MALINKKEPRSKFYELLQAQIHNEFNASQQYIALAVWFDAEDLPQLAKHFYKQSVEERNHAMALVQFMLDRDHHVDIPGTGEVRNDFSGVTELIELALEQEKEVATDISTMAKAARAEEDYISEQFTQWFLKEQVEEISQMNTLLTIVKRANGNLFEVEAHLHRESVGDAGADAQMPPVAGGAL
- a CDS encoding arginine deiminase, encoding MDSEVGPLRAVLLHRPGNELKRLTPRNNDQLLFDSIPWVDRAQAEHDAFAEVLRGRDVEVLLLADALRTALEDTRAHASGVHAAVDDRRLGGDLADSLRSHLSGVDAAGLAEVLMAGMTFEELPSAEGASLVRMMNHPHDFAVDPLPNLLFTRDSSAWIGDRVAISSLTMPARRRETAVLDLIYAYHPYFRHAARAYGAHSAPIEGGDVMLLAPGVLAIGVGERTTAAGAESLARSVFADGIAHTVLAVPIEQSRATMHLDTVCTMVDADAVVMYPLARDSLMAFTIRPTGDGGVKVAGPTPFLAAAAEAMEIDRLRVIDTGLDPVTAEREQWDDGNNTLALAPGVVVGYERNVETNERLEAAGIEVLPIAGSELGSGRGGPRCMSCPVRRDPL